The proteins below come from a single Rhizobium sp. BT04 genomic window:
- a CDS encoding TerC family protein, which yields MDIFTAAGLTALLQVIAIDLVLAGDNAVVIGLAAAGLEATQRRKAIIVGIAAATILRILFASVAVYLLAIVGLLLAGGLLLLWVCWKMWRELRAGHGENHDAAGAESAPKKTFFQAATQIVIADVSMSLDNVLAVAGAAREHPSVLIIGLALSIALMGIAANLIARLLNNHRWIAYVGLLIILYVSLDMIHRGGVEVLPYVQASGFKL from the coding sequence ATGGACATCTTTACGGCAGCCGGTCTGACGGCTCTGCTGCAGGTCATTGCTATCGACCTCGTTCTCGCTGGCGACAACGCCGTGGTTATCGGTCTTGCCGCTGCCGGCCTCGAGGCGACGCAACGCCGCAAGGCGATCATCGTCGGCATTGCCGCCGCGACCATCCTGCGTATTCTCTTTGCCAGCGTCGCGGTCTATCTGCTGGCGATCGTCGGCCTGCTGCTGGCAGGCGGACTTCTGCTCCTGTGGGTCTGCTGGAAGATGTGGCGCGAACTTCGCGCCGGCCATGGCGAAAACCACGACGCGGCGGGCGCCGAAAGCGCGCCGAAAAAGACCTTCTTCCAGGCGGCCACCCAGATCGTCATCGCCGACGTCTCCATGTCGCTCGACAACGTACTCGCCGTTGCCGGTGCCGCGCGCGAACATCCGAGCGTGCTGATCATCGGTCTTGCTCTGTCGATCGCGCTGATGGGCATCGCTGCCAACCTGATCGCCCGGTTGCTCAACAACCATCGCTGGATCGCCTATGTCGGCCTGCTGATCATCCTCTACGTCTCGCTCGACATGATCCATCGCGGCGGCGTCGAAGTGCTGCCGTATGTGCAAGCGAGCGGGTTCAAGCTTTAG
- a CDS encoding DUF599 domain-containing protein, translated as MDFLNVVAIVFFLLVWVAVEPLMAAGWPRRNDSLSVDMVRVRAAWMREVLTRDNNFIGDAAILGHTINSASFFGSANLIVIVGLSGALFMEPNYGSGGLIAMFAAQDPAWFFQCKVLLIMATLLRGLSDFIWAVRQINYCLAAIGASPSRDEDRDIAGWTNALTLVLNPALRSFSVGVRSYYFTVAAAFWFIGPIPFIVATILSVGVLIWRQSWSDAAKGIMAIRKLLD; from the coding sequence ATGGATTTTCTGAACGTTGTGGCGATCGTTTTCTTCCTTCTCGTCTGGGTGGCGGTCGAGCCTTTGATGGCAGCAGGGTGGCCGAGAAGGAACGACAGTCTTTCCGTCGACATGGTGCGCGTTCGCGCGGCCTGGATGCGGGAGGTCCTGACGCGAGACAATAATTTTATCGGCGACGCCGCGATCCTCGGGCACACGATCAATTCGGCATCCTTCTTCGGCTCCGCCAATCTCATCGTCATCGTCGGGCTGAGCGGCGCGCTGTTCATGGAGCCGAATTATGGATCGGGTGGCCTGATCGCGATGTTTGCGGCTCAGGACCCTGCCTGGTTTTTCCAGTGCAAGGTCCTCCTGATCATGGCGACGCTGCTGCGCGGCCTATCCGATTTCATATGGGCGGTGCGGCAGATCAACTACTGCCTGGCGGCGATCGGGGCGAGCCCCTCCCGTGATGAAGACAGGGACATCGCCGGCTGGACGAACGCGCTCACCCTGGTGTTGAACCCTGCGCTTCGTTCGTTCAGCGTCGGCGTCCGATCCTACTACTTCACCGTCGCGGCCGCCTTCTGGTTCATCGGGCCAATCCCGTTCATTGTTGCGACCATCCTCAGCGTCGGCGTTCTGATCTGGCGCCAGTCCTGGTCGGATGCTGCAAAGGGGATCATGGCGATACGCAAGCTGCTCGACTAG
- a CDS encoding epoxide hydrolase family protein, with translation MALTSLKHSHSLKLGHMSRRSLLLGGAAAGMSAALLPRTSDAADVVGAASEEIRPFKVEVPEAALADLRRRLAETRWPDGETVMNRSQGVQPDRLKELVRYWQSSHDWRNAESRLNSLPQFLTNIDGLDIHFIHVRSRHQNALPLIMTHGWPGSVFELLDVIGPLTDPTAHGGTADDAFHLVIPSIPGFGFSGKPPATGWNPQRIAAAWDVLMKRLDYNSYVAQGGDWGAIISDALGRQAPDGLLAIHVNRIERATTLPSGAAQALKNGGLAPDSLSADERIVFDEARDFLNNGFGYAAIMSTRPETIGYGIADSPVGLAAWLYDKIADWVFTPGDPEQALGKDAILDNITLYWLTNTGPSSGRIYWENAMSGAKLTAVKVPVAVTIFPGEVYKPPKHWLSKAYPKLIYYNRVSKGGHFAAWEEPELFSQEIRAGFKSVRL, from the coding sequence ATGGCACTGACCTCTTTGAAACATAGCCACTCCTTGAAGCTCGGGCATATGTCACGACGCTCACTGCTGTTGGGGGGTGCGGCGGCCGGCATGTCTGCCGCTCTCCTGCCACGCACATCCGACGCTGCTGACGTCGTCGGCGCCGCGTCCGAGGAGATCCGACCGTTCAAGGTTGAGGTCCCTGAGGCGGCGCTGGCAGATCTCAGGCGGCGCCTCGCCGAGACCCGGTGGCCCGACGGCGAAACCGTCATGAATCGTTCGCAGGGCGTCCAGCCCGACAGGTTGAAGGAACTGGTGCGCTATTGGCAATCGTCCCACGACTGGCGGAACGCGGAGAGCAGGCTGAACAGTCTTCCGCAGTTTCTCACCAATATCGATGGACTGGACATCCATTTCATCCATGTTCGCTCGCGCCATCAAAACGCGCTACCGCTGATCATGACCCACGGCTGGCCAGGGTCGGTATTCGAGCTGCTGGATGTCATCGGGCCGCTCACGGACCCGACGGCGCATGGCGGCACGGCTGATGATGCTTTCCACCTGGTGATACCGTCGATCCCGGGATTCGGTTTCTCCGGAAAACCGCCGGCAACGGGTTGGAACCCGCAGCGAATAGCGGCTGCCTGGGACGTGCTGATGAAGCGGCTCGACTATAACAGCTACGTCGCGCAAGGCGGCGACTGGGGCGCGATCATCAGCGATGCCTTGGGTCGCCAGGCGCCCGATGGGCTGCTCGCAATCCACGTCAACAGGATCGAGCGGGCCACGACGCTCCCATCGGGCGCAGCCCAGGCACTCAAAAATGGGGGGCTGGCTCCCGATAGTCTGTCTGCGGATGAGAGGATCGTCTTCGATGAGGCGCGGGACTTTCTCAACAACGGCTTCGGCTACGCCGCGATTATGAGCACGCGCCCGGAGACGATCGGCTACGGCATTGCGGATTCTCCGGTCGGCCTCGCCGCCTGGCTCTACGATAAGATCGCCGACTGGGTGTTCACCCCGGGCGATCCCGAACAGGCGCTTGGCAAGGATGCCATCCTCGACAACATCACGCTGTACTGGCTGACGAACACCGGCCCCTCGAGTGGCCGTATCTATTGGGAAAACGCCATGTCCGGCGCCAAGCTCACCGCCGTCAAAGTGCCGGTCGCCGTTACAATATTCCCCGGAGAGGTCTACAAGCCACCAAAGCACTGGCTGTCCAAGGCCTATCCGAAGCTCATCTATTACAACCGCGTCTCCAAGGGCGGCCACTTCGCGGCCTGGGAGGAGCCGGAACTCTTCAGTCAGGAGATCAGGGCAGGGTTCAAGTCGGTGCGGTTATGA
- a CDS encoding allophanate hydrolase subunit 1, which translates to MSQDPSASSGSVPNYRPVGGHAVLVEFGTTIDKRIHDQVVKLDAALKTAPFQGFVEAVPAYASILVCFDPLVADHRTTEAAIAERLGAEVPETIGAMREVEVCYDPDLAPDLAAVAEASGLSPEDVISAHLSGDYSVFMYGFAPGYAYLAGVPKAIQQPRKPAPIRGIAAGSVLIAGPQCLVSTLTMPTGWWVIGRSPTKILDAASNDRPFLFDVGDAVRFRRISRAEFDARRLA; encoded by the coding sequence TTGTCACAGGACCCGTCCGCATCGTCCGGCAGCGTTCCGAACTACCGCCCGGTGGGCGGGCACGCGGTGCTCGTCGAATTCGGCACGACCATCGACAAACGGATCCACGATCAGGTCGTCAAGCTGGATGCCGCCTTGAAGACGGCACCCTTTCAAGGATTCGTCGAAGCCGTTCCGGCCTATGCCAGCATTCTCGTATGCTTCGATCCGCTCGTGGCCGATCATCGCACGACGGAGGCGGCCATTGCTGAGCGTCTGGGAGCTGAGGTTCCAGAGACGATTGGAGCAATGCGCGAAGTCGAAGTCTGCTACGATCCTGATCTTGCGCCCGACCTTGCCGCCGTCGCCGAGGCAAGCGGATTATCGCCGGAAGACGTTATATCCGCCCATCTCTCCGGCGACTACAGCGTCTTCATGTACGGCTTCGCTCCCGGCTACGCTTACCTTGCAGGCGTGCCCAAAGCCATTCAGCAGCCGAGGAAGCCGGCGCCTATTCGCGGCATCGCCGCCGGAAGCGTGCTGATCGCCGGTCCGCAGTGCCTGGTGAGCACGCTTACCATGCCGACCGGTTGGTGGGTCATCGGCCGCTCGCCGACGAAGATCCTCGACGCCGCGTCCAACGATCGTCCGTTCCTTTTCGACGTCGGCGACGCGGTACGTTTCCGCCGCATATCGAGGGCCGAATTCGACGCGAGGCGCCTCGCATGA
- a CDS encoding DUF4010 domain-containing protein codes for MMTSLVTTEAFQRLSLALAIGILVGIERGWQDREVAPGKRVAGIRTYGLSSFLGGFCGFLQPVTGPILPTAIFIFFCITVLLFSCMQAAREEDYSATGTIAALAVFALGFGAVVADMTITAASAVAITALLAAREPLHGFLRRLTWLELRAALILLTMTIVILPILPNKAIDPWQAINPFELWMLTILVGAVSFAGYILIKLSGARAGILLTGASGGIVSSTALTLSFARQSKQMPVLSPLLSAGAMLAGAVSLARVLLICGAIAPVVFTELALSLAPAAAILAIAGGFAALLQRPDDSSDFSPRNPLEVMVVLRFALLLAVVTVLTRMTLIVFGTQSLMALAFVTGLGDLDAITLAVAKLSSIQVPADAAARAIAVAAFANLLAKAVLAASMGSIAYAVRFAIAGGVATLAGIAGTLLV; via the coding sequence ATGATGACATCATTGGTGACGACAGAAGCATTCCAGCGCCTCAGTCTGGCACTTGCAATCGGCATTCTTGTCGGCATTGAGCGCGGCTGGCAGGATCGTGAGGTTGCTCCAGGCAAGAGAGTAGCCGGTATCCGCACCTATGGACTGTCAAGCTTCCTCGGCGGCTTCTGCGGTTTCCTGCAGCCTGTGACAGGGCCAATTCTGCCGACAGCTATCTTTATATTCTTTTGCATCACGGTTCTCCTCTTCAGTTGCATGCAGGCGGCGCGAGAGGAGGATTACAGCGCCACCGGCACCATTGCGGCCCTGGCGGTCTTTGCGCTGGGCTTTGGCGCGGTCGTGGCGGATATGACGATAACGGCCGCAAGCGCTGTGGCGATAACCGCCCTTCTTGCAGCGCGGGAGCCGCTGCATGGATTTCTTCGCCGATTGACCTGGCTGGAGCTCAGGGCCGCTTTGATCCTGCTGACGATGACGATCGTCATCCTCCCTATCCTTCCCAATAAGGCGATTGATCCTTGGCAGGCAATCAATCCTTTCGAACTTTGGATGCTGACGATCCTGGTGGGAGCCGTTTCCTTTGCCGGCTATATCCTGATCAAGCTGAGCGGCGCCCGCGCCGGAATATTGCTGACCGGAGCCAGCGGCGGCATCGTCTCCTCCACGGCCCTGACGCTTTCCTTCGCCCGTCAGTCGAAGCAGATGCCGGTCCTCTCGCCACTCCTCTCTGCGGGTGCAATGCTTGCGGGAGCCGTTTCTCTCGCCCGCGTACTTTTGATTTGCGGTGCCATTGCACCAGTCGTTTTCACGGAGCTTGCTCTATCTCTCGCTCCGGCTGCTGCCATCCTCGCCATAGCAGGCGGCTTCGCCGCGTTGCTGCAACGCCCGGATGACAGCAGCGACTTTTCACCCCGAAACCCCCTCGAGGTGATGGTTGTGCTTCGTTTCGCACTCCTTCTCGCCGTCGTGACAGTCCTTACACGAATGACCTTGATCGTCTTTGGAACTCAGTCACTGATGGCCCTTGCATTCGTCACAGGACTGGGCGATCTCGATGCGATAACACTTGCCGTTGCGAAATTGTCATCCATCCAGGTACCCGCGGATGCGGCCGCTCGCGCCATAGCGGTCGCGGCCTTCGCCAATCTGCTGGCGAAAGCCGTTCTTGCAGCAAGTATGGGGAGCATCGCTTATGCGGTTCGTTTCGCGATCGCAGGCGGTGTCGCGACCTTGGCGGGAATTGCCGGCACGCTGCTGGTATGA
- a CDS encoding alpha/beta fold hydrolase, with amino-acid sequence MSKGKIVKTAASVAATPSSYTSEIVASGDAAHDAVDFIEIDEILTLRRMIVRAPAPKGTVLFLHGFPETLTVWKGIATALARDYDVHAFDWPGYGQSSRPVSERFSYAPKAYAQVLRAYIERAGIDRSKLVIYATDIAALPVLLLALDEPTIARRIIVGDFAPFDRPHYMWENLQNLKAEPTASPTRAYMNKTSDEILQNVHRRGLSPTAQFDLPTDVQQDMARSWRLDGVTSADAFAHYYANFTRDQNFLEANLHRLKTPVKVIWGEKDLYIRSEMGIEFAGKIGAKVDILLGVGHFPHLQNPKQTIEEIRTSFG; translated from the coding sequence ATGTCTAAGGGCAAAATCGTAAAAACGGCTGCATCGGTCGCAGCAACTCCTTCTTCCTATACGTCTGAAATCGTCGCTTCCGGAGACGCCGCGCACGACGCTGTCGACTTCATCGAGATCGACGAGATCCTGACGCTGAGAAGGATGATTGTCCGAGCCCCGGCGCCAAAAGGCACCGTGCTTTTCCTGCATGGATTTCCGGAAACGCTGACGGTTTGGAAGGGAATCGCGACCGCGCTTGCGCGCGACTACGACGTCCATGCCTTCGATTGGCCGGGCTATGGGCAGTCGTCGCGCCCGGTTTCTGAACGCTTTTCCTATGCACCGAAGGCCTACGCCCAGGTACTGAGAGCCTATATCGAGCGGGCAGGCATCGACCGATCGAAGCTCGTGATCTATGCGACTGATATCGCCGCCCTCCCCGTCCTGCTGCTCGCTCTCGATGAACCGACGATCGCCAGACGGATCATCGTCGGTGACTTCGCGCCGTTCGACCGGCCGCACTACATGTGGGAGAACCTGCAGAACCTCAAAGCCGAGCCGACCGCCTCCCCGACCCGCGCCTACATGAACAAGACGAGCGACGAGATCCTTCAGAACGTGCACAGGCGCGGCCTCTCTCCTACCGCGCAATTCGATCTACCGACAGACGTGCAGCAAGACATGGCCCGCTCCTGGCGCCTCGATGGCGTCACGTCGGCGGATGCTTTCGCCCACTACTACGCGAATTTCACCCGCGACCAGAACTTCCTCGAGGCAAACCTCCACCGCCTGAAGACGCCCGTGAAGGTGATCTGGGGCGAGAAGGACCTCTACATCAGAAGCGAGATGGGCATCGAGTTCGCCGGCAAGATCGGTGCAAAAGTCGATATCCTCTTGGGTGTCGGGCACTTTCCGCACCTTCAGAACCCGAAACAAACGATTGAAGAGATCCGTACATCATTCGGATAA
- a CDS encoding PAS domain-containing protein: MNPVSSIGTSEFSVAEEPGIFTWDLATDTVYADSALAKLFGLDPEQTIAGLPIIKYLDRIHPDDKPSVAKAISDSVITGDPYRHDYRVFDRSGQIVNVAAFGRCFKNEAGNPSQYAGIVFPTNDHVHQDELSAHCSAALKIARSSGLQTTADALEAILKELANPMPPDTVQVH; encoded by the coding sequence ATGAACCCTGTCAGCAGCATTGGAACGTCCGAATTCTCCGTTGCCGAAGAGCCTGGCATTTTTACCTGGGATTTGGCGACCGACACGGTTTATGCGGATTCGGCGCTGGCAAAGCTCTTTGGGCTTGACCCGGAGCAGACCATCGCGGGGCTGCCGATTATAAAATACCTCGACCGGATTCACCCGGACGACAAGCCATCTGTGGCCAAGGCGATTTCAGACTCGGTGATCACAGGAGATCCGTATCGCCATGACTATCGGGTATTTGATCGAAGCGGGCAAATAGTAAACGTGGCTGCCTTCGGCCGGTGCTTCAAGAATGAAGCTGGAAACCCGTCGCAATATGCGGGCATCGTATTTCCGACGAATGATCACGTCCACCAGGACGAATTGTCTGCTCACTGCAGTGCGGCACTGAAAATTGCGCGGTCATCCGGCCTGCAAACGACGGCCGATGCGCTTGAAGCGATTCTCAAAGAGCTTGCCAACCCGATGCCGCCAGACACCGTGCAGGTTCATTGA
- a CDS encoding LamB/YcsF family protein, whose product MTKIDLNSDLGEAFGPWRMGDDKAILDVVTSANIACGGHAGDPATMVETLALAAERGVVAGAHPGFADREGFGRRLIPLSIREVEQLVATQTGALMGAAALAGARVRYVKPHGALANWAADERPVADAIIRASRAVSPELAILAISGTELEHAARDAGMTVFSEIFADRGYLSTGRLVPRNLPGAMIHDPAQAASRLIGYLSSGLMPTVDGVPIPLYAHSICVHGDSPGALAMAVHVRQELQKAGIEVAPFLQPTQENR is encoded by the coding sequence ATGACGAAGATCGATCTCAATTCTGATCTGGGGGAGGCGTTTGGACCTTGGCGCATGGGCGACGACAAGGCGATCCTTGACGTCGTCACCAGTGCGAACATCGCATGTGGCGGGCACGCCGGAGATCCGGCGACCATGGTGGAGACGCTTGCCTTGGCAGCTGAGCGGGGTGTCGTCGCGGGAGCCCATCCGGGTTTCGCGGATCGCGAGGGTTTCGGACGACGCCTGATCCCCTTGAGCATCCGGGAGGTGGAGCAGCTTGTGGCGACGCAGACCGGCGCGCTGATGGGCGCTGCAGCTCTGGCGGGCGCCCGCGTCCGTTACGTCAAACCGCACGGCGCACTCGCCAATTGGGCGGCCGACGAACGGCCGGTCGCCGACGCCATCATCCGCGCAAGCCGAGCGGTCTCGCCGGAACTTGCCATACTGGCGATCTCCGGGACAGAGCTGGAGCATGCGGCCCGCGATGCCGGGATGACCGTCTTCAGCGAGATTTTTGCCGACCGCGGCTACCTCTCCACGGGTCGGCTCGTTCCGCGCAACTTGCCGGGAGCGATGATCCATGATCCAGCACAGGCGGCATCGAGATTGATCGGGTACCTGTCCAGCGGCCTCATGCCGACGGTCGACGGCGTTCCGATCCCTCTCTATGCGCACTCGATCTGCGTTCATGGGGACAGCCCGGGAGCGCTCGCCATGGCCGTCCACGTGCGCCAGGAGCTGCAAAAGGCAGGCATCGAGGTGGCACCATTCCTCCAACCGACACAGGAAAACAGGTGA
- a CDS encoding universal stress protein has protein sequence MKAQFHLPLATYPDASSFSLLQNAVDVSLHQKAGLTASIPLVRIEPVQPRFPSLLDIDKMRAEAERLSRDNGTVLGQTLRDYANEAEVELEIQPFDVRQPFVVQTLAELSRTYDLSILEASELMRPLIESVLFESGRPLLLFPPDNFSGRIDAIAVAWDGGATVARTLAGSRFLLDQVSRVVLISITDDKQIDERSRDHLAAVLRKAGLAVDVAAVQAKGDSPASVIQGAALERKADLLVAGAFGHSRLREFILGGVTRSLLTRLEMPTVLCH, from the coding sequence ATGAAAGCGCAATTCCATTTACCGCTGGCCACCTATCCAGACGCAAGCTCCTTCTCGCTCCTTCAGAATGCTGTCGATGTTTCCCTTCACCAAAAGGCCGGTTTGACGGCGAGTATACCGCTGGTCAGGATCGAACCCGTTCAACCGCGATTTCCATCACTCCTTGACATAGACAAAATGCGCGCGGAGGCGGAGCGCTTGAGTAGAGACAATGGAACCGTTCTCGGGCAGACGCTCCGTGATTATGCGAATGAAGCCGAGGTCGAACTCGAGATCCAGCCATTCGATGTGAGGCAGCCGTTTGTCGTACAAACTCTTGCCGAGCTGTCGCGCACATATGATCTTTCCATTTTAGAAGCATCTGAACTGATGAGGCCGTTGATCGAGAGCGTGCTGTTTGAAAGCGGTCGACCGCTCCTGCTTTTTCCCCCGGATAATTTCAGCGGCCGGATCGATGCTATTGCCGTCGCCTGGGATGGAGGAGCCACTGTCGCGCGGACACTGGCGGGTTCCAGGTTCTTGCTGGATCAAGTTTCGCGCGTCGTCCTGATTTCCATCACCGATGATAAGCAGATTGACGAGCGTAGCCGAGATCACCTTGCGGCTGTGCTTCGGAAGGCTGGTCTTGCCGTCGATGTCGCAGCCGTGCAAGCGAAGGGCGACTCACCGGCCAGCGTCATTCAAGGCGCAGCCCTGGAACGCAAGGCAGATTTGCTCGTCGCCGGCGCGTTCGGTCATTCGAGGCTGCGCGAATTTATCTTGGGAGGGGTCACACGGTCGCTGTTGACCCGCCTCGAAATGCCCACTGTCCTTTGCCACTAA
- a CDS encoding biotin-dependent carboxyltransferase family protein has translation MSEAVLAINFAGPHVAVQDGGRHGLMRYGVPASGPMDRTSFAAANAAVGNPTSQPAIEVSMGGLVLDCLSGEVTFAVAGGGFIVEHAGDKRGAWMVATLRAGERLAIRPGHWGSWTYLAFAGHIEAKTWLGSMSTHSLSGLGGGRLATGQTLTIADPDVRDDRHGPITCPVIARPRSELRVVVGPQDRFFSKETLSNFLSSAFRLSDAYDRMGVRLQGPSLAPSVALDMPSEAIVRGSVQVAGDGVATILLADHQTTGGYPKIATVVDSDLDAFVQLRPRDHVGFLAVTPQQASEHIRLRAATMSRYLAAVRDPCNALI, from the coding sequence ATGAGCGAAGCCGTCCTTGCAATCAACTTCGCGGGTCCTCACGTCGCGGTCCAGGACGGAGGACGTCACGGATTGATGCGGTACGGCGTTCCGGCCTCCGGTCCGATGGACAGGACCTCGTTTGCAGCCGCCAACGCCGCCGTCGGCAATCCTACTAGTCAGCCGGCAATCGAAGTCTCCATGGGCGGCCTGGTTCTCGACTGCCTATCGGGGGAAGTTACGTTTGCTGTCGCGGGAGGAGGCTTCATCGTAGAGCATGCCGGCGACAAGCGTGGCGCATGGATGGTCGCCACGCTGAGGGCCGGGGAGCGGCTGGCGATCCGCCCGGGACACTGGGGAAGCTGGACCTATCTGGCCTTCGCCGGTCACATCGAGGCAAAGACCTGGCTGGGCAGCATGTCGACTCACAGCCTCTCCGGCCTCGGCGGCGGGCGCCTTGCAACCGGGCAGACGCTCACTATAGCCGATCCGGACGTGCGCGATGATCGACATGGTCCGATCACATGTCCGGTCATAGCAAGACCGCGATCCGAGCTGCGTGTGGTGGTCGGTCCGCAGGATCGGTTCTTCTCGAAGGAAACCTTGTCGAATTTCCTGTCGTCAGCTTTCCGCCTGAGCGACGCCTATGACCGCATGGGAGTGCGCCTCCAAGGTCCGTCGCTTGCGCCAAGCGTCGCGCTGGACATGCCATCGGAAGCGATCGTGCGGGGCTCGGTGCAGGTGGCTGGAGACGGCGTCGCCACCATTCTGCTGGCCGACCACCAGACGACCGGAGGCTATCCCAAGATCGCAACGGTGGTGGATTCAGATCTGGACGCCTTCGTTCAGCTGCGCCCACGCGACCATGTCGGTTTCCTGGCCGTGACGCCGCAGCAGGCGAGCGAGCACATCCGGCTTCGGGCTGCGACGATGTCCCGTTACCTTGCGGCGGTCCGCGATCCATGCAACGCCCTTATATAG
- a CDS encoding LysR family transcriptional regulator, whose amino-acid sequence MDRLEAMRILLAVVDAGSISAGSRKLSAPLPSVSRKVAELERHLGANLIVRTSRNLQLTDAGRDYVDAARKIMADLEEAERRASGEYQTPRGVLTITMPVEYGNRYVLPVALSFMEKYPEVSLNLLSLDRTVDLVSEQVDIAIRLGDLADSALHAVKVGEFRLLTCASPAYLERHGMPERPGDLIDRDGIIFNKRTFFWTFDVDGTPMEAAPRNRLEVNTAANCVAAAVGGAGIARLFDYQVSDELASGALVPILRDFDGAPQPIHIVYARQGLLALKVRAFVDWAVPRLRAQQNIALSE is encoded by the coding sequence ATGGATCGTCTTGAAGCGATGCGCATATTGCTGGCGGTCGTCGATGCCGGGAGCATCTCCGCCGGCAGCAGGAAGCTGAGCGCGCCACTGCCGAGCGTCAGCCGGAAGGTGGCCGAACTTGAGCGACATCTCGGGGCGAACCTCATCGTCCGCACCAGCCGCAATCTTCAGCTCACCGATGCCGGACGCGACTATGTCGATGCTGCCAGAAAGATCATGGCGGATCTCGAGGAGGCCGAACGAAGGGCTTCCGGGGAATACCAGACACCCCGTGGTGTGCTCACGATCACGATGCCGGTCGAATACGGGAACCGGTACGTTCTTCCTGTCGCGCTGAGCTTCATGGAAAAATACCCGGAAGTGTCGCTGAACCTTCTGTCGCTCGACCGCACGGTCGATCTCGTCTCCGAGCAGGTGGATATCGCGATCCGTCTCGGGGACCTCGCCGACAGCGCGCTCCATGCCGTCAAGGTTGGGGAGTTCCGGCTGCTGACCTGTGCGAGCCCCGCCTATCTCGAGCGGCACGGCATGCCGGAGCGTCCCGGCGATCTCATCGATCGCGACGGAATCATCTTTAACAAGAGAACGTTCTTCTGGACGTTCGACGTCGACGGCACGCCTATGGAGGCGGCGCCCCGCAACCGGCTGGAAGTGAATACCGCAGCGAACTGTGTTGCGGCGGCTGTCGGCGGGGCGGGGATCGCGCGGCTGTTCGACTATCAGGTTTCTGACGAACTGGCGTCCGGCGCGCTCGTTCCCATCTTGCGCGATTTCGACGGCGCACCGCAGCCCATTCATATCGTCTACGCGCGCCAGGGGCTTCTCGCCTTGAAGGTACGGGCTTTCGTCGATTGGGCGGTGCCGCGGTTGCGGGCGCAACAAAATATAGCATTATCCGAATGA